A genomic window from Xyrauchen texanus isolate HMW12.3.18 chromosome 31, RBS_HiC_50CHRs, whole genome shotgun sequence includes:
- the LOC127624701 gene encoding E3 ubiquitin-protein ligase TRIM39-like — protein MAESSSTSPKQKPTRRNSSEDSRPYMSSSSSALNEELQCSICLDVFTDPVTTPCGHNFCKTCLNECWKNTQNCSCPFCKETFSKRPDLKINTTLRELVQHFEKKFNLGKSEVLCDFCDERKQKAVKSCLTCQSSYCETHLEPHRRVPRLKKHKLMDAVENLEDYICQKHERPLELFCRDDQTCVCDFCTATDHKTHNTVPIEDESAEKKNQLVKTQTDVQQMIQNRMKKIQDIQHSVEMRKRNTEEEKSHSVEVFTTLIRSIERCQTEVVEMLEEKQKAAEKQAEDLIKELEQEITELKRRNSELEQISHTEDHLHLLQIDPSLYSPKNSKNWTEISIDTHVSVDTLNTALTRLKDTLHETVDQKLGQTVLRRMQQYAVDVTLDPDTAHPKLILSDDGKQVTCGDIRQKLPDKPERFDRYAMVLGKKGFSSGRFYFEVQVKGKTDWDLGVVRESINRKGEITLTPVNGFWTVILRNENEYEAGDDPSVSLCVRMKPQKVGVFVDYEEGLVSFYDVESSSHIYSFTGQSFTQTLFPYFNPSNNAKGKNSTPLIITPVSYN, from the exons ATGGCAGAATCTTCATCAACATCACCAAAACAAAAACCAACCAGGAGAAACAGTTCAGAAGATTCACGTCCAT ACATGTCGTCCTCCAGTAGTGCACTAAATGAGGAGCTTCAGTGTTCAATCTGTCTGGATGTGTTCACTGATCCAGTCACAACTCCATGTGGACACAACTTCTGCAAGACCTGCCTGAATGAATGCTGGAAAAACACTCAGAACTGCAGCTGTCCATTCTGTAAAGAAACATTCAGCAAAAGACCTGATCTGAAGATTAATACAACACTCAGAGAGCTCGTGCAACACTTTGAGAAGAAGTTTAATCTGGGTAAATCTGAAGTTCTCTGTGacttctgtgatgaaagaaagcaGAAAGCAGTGAAGTCTTGTCTGACGTGTCAAAGCTCTTACTGTGAAACTCACCTGGAGCCTCATCGGAGAGTCCCACGactaaagaaacacaaactgatGGACGCTGTGGAGAATCTGGAGGATTATATATGCCAGAAACACGAGAGACCTCTGGAGCTGTTCTGCAGAGATGATCAGACGTGTGTTTGTGATTTCTGCACTGCAACAGACCACAAGACTCACAACACTGTTCCTATAGAGGACGAGAGTGCAGAGAAGAAG AATCAGCTGGTAAAGACACAGACAGACGTGCAGCAGATGATCCAGAACAGAATGAAGAAGATTCAAGACATCCAACACTCTGTAGAGATGAGAAAG AGAAACACAGAAGAAGAGAAATCACACAGTGTTGAGGTGTTCACGACTCTGATCCGCTCCATTGAGAGATGTCAGACTGAAGTTGTTGAGATGTTGGAGGAGAAGCAGAAAGCAGCAGAGAAACAGGCTGAAGATCTCATTAAAGAGCTGGAGCAGGAGATCACTGAGCTAAAGAGGAGAAACTCTGAGCTGGAGCAGATCTCACACACTGAAGATCATCTTCATCTCCTACAG ATTGACCCGTCCCTGTACAGCCCTAAAAACAGTAAGAACTGGACTGAGATCAGTATTGACACTCATGTGAGTGTGGACACTCTGAATACAGCTCTGACTCGACTCAAAGACACTCTACATGAGACTGTAGATCAAAAACTCGGTCAAACTG TATTGAGGAGGATGCAGCAGTATGCAG TGGATGTGACTCTGGATCCTGATACAGCTCATCCTAAACTCATCCTGTCTGATGATGGAAAACAAGTGACATGTGGAGACATTAGACAAAAACTCCCAGATAAACCAGAGAGATTTGATAGATATGCAATGGTCCTGGGAAAGAAGGGATTCAGTTCAGGCAGATTTTATTTTGAGGTGCAGGTGAAGGGAAAGACTGACTGGGATTTAGGAGTGGTCAGAGAATCCATTAACAGGAAGGGAGAGATCACACTGACTCCAGTGAATGGATTCTGGACTGTGATTCTGAGGAATGAGAATGAATATGAAGCCGGTGATGATccttctgtctctctgtgtgtgagaATGAAGCCACAGAAGGTTGGTGTGTTTGTGGATTATGAGGAGGGTCTGGTCTCCTTTTATGATGTGGAGTCCAGCTCTCATATCTACTCTTTCACTGGTCAGTCTTTCACTCAAACACTCTTTCCATATTTTAACCCAAGTAATAATGCTAAAGGTAAAAACTCAACTCCACTGATCATCACACCTGTCAGTTACAATTAA
- the LOC127625302 gene encoding rho GTPase-activating protein SYDE2-like isoform X2, with amino-acid sequence MADPLRRTILAKLRGKKAKGKDASTANRPREEERKSDVSGMHEAPMEWVPGSSGVALRDPCTRQTPFNHITVSKKRNWLQQSCVRPFLHPENATAPPAAEEDHTHPQIYSIDPPSKAPPRPRRLPLPASRSSSQPPRRPDPAEENDADDEGEIWYNPIPEDEEGDVPHRIPAIREAQTKVTRGVAAGRMNGGAADRRRATEEYVGGEEGCREGSQMGVLHSNETFQLHRQMFACKTQEESLTVRATDTSEQSTGGLSPSSSPNPAKRSNAINWSFPDKIKSPRTVRKLSMKMKKLPDLSQKLSFKGNLSSSVATRNGQSEPRVNGMAELGQSRSRLSPAGVATALASVNVIWRYHLDSSVSTQHNFNSGGVPKSASKGGYLSDGDSPELVAKSGKRGMSERKYGKTRERDPEGNGGSPKLPSTELDIDAFRSYSFSEQPKCLAYISGLMSLHFYGAEDLKPPRVDSRDVYCAIQVDSVNKARTALLTCRTAFLDMDHTFNIELENAQHLKLVVFSWESTARRNRVCCHGTVVLPVLFRVRKTHQLAVRLEPRGMIYLKLSLMEQRQNSLEGPEGDHESQVFGLEAWRVVEREASGLMVPLLIEKCITEIERRGCQVVGLYRLCGSAAVKKELREAFERDSHSVELSENNYPDINVITGVLKDYLRELPHPLITKQLYESVLDSMAKRPLQIGTSGCENDPADSKHTVGLLEILPEVEKVTLRKLLDHLKCVASRHEVNKMTCQNLAVCFGPVLLSQRQDTSSHGNRVFIDSEELASALHFKKHIEVLHYLLQLWPVVDAQGKSPPFPALVESIPAVTAAVRRRKEHPQVLNLTEAEIVGVLRPRAGRLDSPSNRYARDWSCCREPFLQVSCPEEAEYDDVPSEQPPNAGLENVPKSTGDVVSQQELTQEEEGTERVEEMQIEEEESEGEERGGLDSLQVEEERPVSPCVQILPDHEEHRLKEHTYQAYMKIQEISPVLSNRVNLRDLQESIDTLISNLERELNKNKLNIGY; translated from the exons CGCCGATGGAGTGGGTCCCTGGGTCATCCGGTGTAGCTCTACGGGACCCCTGTACACGTCAGACCCCTTTCAACCACATTACCGTCTCCAAGAAACGTAACTGGCTACAACAAAGCTGTGTCCGTCCGTTCCTGCACCCTGAGAACGCAACAGCGCCCCCTGCAGCAGAGGAGGATCATACGCACCCACAAATATACAGCATTGACCCGCCTTCGAAAGCACCACCTCGACCCCGACGCCTCCCGTTACCTGCCAGTAGAAGTTCGTCCCAGCCGCCCCGTCGCCCAGATCCAGCTGAGGAGAACGACGCAGACGACGAAGGAGAGATTTGGTACAACCCCATTCCCGAGGATGAGGAGGGCGACGTTCCTCACAGGATCCCTGCCATCAGAGAGGCCCAAACGAAGGTGACCCGCGGGGTGGCCGCTGGACGTATGAATGGAGGGGCGGCAGACAGACGGCGTGCGACAGAGGAGTATGTTGGTGGTGAGGAGGGTTGCAGGGAGGGGTCGCAGATGGGTGTTTTGCATTCCAACGAAACCTTCCAGCTGCACAGACAGATGTTTGCGTGCAAGACACAAGAGGAGAGCCTCACCGTCAGAGCGACAG ATACGTCAGAGCAGTCCACCGGTGGCCTGTCTCCCTCCTCTAGTCCAAACCCGGCTAAAAGAAGCAACGCTATAAACTGGTCTTTTCCTGATAAAATCAAGTCACCGCGGACTGTCCGAAAACTCTCCATGAAGATGAAGAAACTGCCAGATCTCAGTCAGAAGCTTAGCTTTAAAGGGAACCTCTCTAGCAGTGTGGCCACCAGGAACGGCCAGTCGGAGCCCAGAGTGAATGGAATGGCGGAACTGGGGCAATCCCGGTCCAGATTGTCGCCAGCGGGTGTGGCGACTGCATTGGCGAGCGTTAACGTGATTTGGCGGTACCATTTGGACAGCAGCGTTTCTACACAACACAACTTCAATAGTGGCGGCGTACCCAAATCGGCCAGTAAGGGAGGTTACCTTAGCGACGGAGACTCACCCGAACTTGTGGCAAAGTCGGGCAAGCGCGGCATGTCGGAAAGAAAGTACGGCAAAACCCGGGAACGGGATCCTGAAGGGAATGGTGGAAGCCCAAAGCTTCCCAGTACGGAGCTGGATATTGACGCCTTCCGTTCCTACAGTTTCTCTGAACAACCGAAGTGTCTAGCATACATCTCGGGACTTATGAGTCTGCACTTTTACGGCGCAGAGGACCTGAAACCGCCTCGGGTGGATTCCCGCGATGTCTACTGCGCCATCCAGGTGGACTCCGTCAATAAGGCTCGGACAGCGCTGTTGACGTGTCGCACAGCCTTCCTGGATATGGACCACACATTCAACATCGAGTTGGAGAATGCTCAGCACCTCAAACTCGTTGTGTTTAGCTGGGAGTCAACGGCGCGGCGAAACCGCGTGTGCTGCCACGGAACCGTAGTTCTGCCGGTGCTGTTCCGCGTGAGGAAGACGCACCAGCTCGCGGTACGTCTGGAGCCACGTGGGATGATCTACTTGAAGCTGAGCCTGATGGAGCAGAGGCAAAACTCTCTGGAAGGACCAGAGGGTGACCACGAATCGCAGGTGTTTGGCTTAGAGGCTTGGCGCGTGGTCGAACGGGAGGCGTCTGGACTAATGGTTCCGCTGCTAATCGAGAAATGCATCACTGAGATCGAGAGGAGGGGCTGCCAG gttgtGGGTCTGTATCGTCTGTGCGGTTCGGCTGCGGTGAAGAAGGAACTGCGAGAAGCCTTTGAGAGAGACAGTCACTCCGTCGAGCTGTCAGAAAACAACTACCCAGATATTAACGTCATCACAG GTGTGTTGAAGGACTACCTCCGTGAGCTTCCTCATCCGCTCATCACTAAACAGCTGTATGAGTCGGTTCTGGACTCCATGGCGAAGAGACCGCTGCAAATCGGAACCAGCGGCTGTGAGAACGACCCGGCAGACTCTAAACACACCGTCGGCTTGCTGGAGATCCTTCCGGAGGTTGAGAAG GTGACCTTACGGAAGCTCCTGGATCATCTGAAGTGCGTGGCGTCTCGTCACGAGGTGAACAAAATGACGTGTCAGAACCTTGCAGTCTGTTTTGGTCCGGTTCTGCTCAGTCAGCGACAGGACACGTCCTCTCACGGGAACCGGGTGTTTATTGACTCAGAAGAGCTGGCCAGTGCGCTACACTTCAAAAAACACATTGAGGTTCTTCATTACCTGCTGCAGCTCTGGCCAG TTGTAGATGCTCAGGGTAAGTCTCCCCCTTTTCCTGCCCTGGTGGAGTCAATCCCAGCGGTGACGGCAGCTGTGAGAAGAAGGAAGGAGCATCCCCAAGTGCTGAATCTAACAGAGGCAGAAATTGTTGGAGTATTACGACCAAGAGCCGGCCGCCTGGACAGTCCCAGTAACCGCTATGCCAGGGATTGGAGCTGCTGTCGGGAGCCATTCCTCCAAGTGAGCTGCCCAGAGGAGGCAGAATATGATGACGTTCCCAGTGAACAGCCACCGAACGCAGGGCTGGAGAACGTGCCGAAGAGTACTGGAGATGTGGTCTCCCAACAAGAGCTGACTCAGGAGGAAGAGGGAACGGAGAGAGTTGAGGAAATGCAGATAGAGGAGGAAGAGAGCgaaggagaggagagaggaggtTTGGACAGTCTACAAGTAGAGGAAGAACGTCCCGTTAGCCCCTGTGTTCAGATCCTACCAGATCATGAAGAGCATCGACTGAAAGAGCACACCTACCAGGCCTACATGAAGATCCAGGAGATCAGTCCGGTACTGAGCAACAGGGTCAACCTGCGGGACCTGCAGGAGAGCATTGATACTCTCATCAGCAACCTGGAGAGAGAACTCAACAAGAACAAGCTAAATATTGGGTACTGA